Proteins encoded by one window of Musa acuminata AAA Group cultivar baxijiao chromosome BXJ2-9, Cavendish_Baxijiao_AAA, whole genome shotgun sequence:
- the LOC135622137 gene encoding probable protein ABIL5, whose amino-acid sequence MEEGKDTKVSTTVISKVPSTQYREYESEEERFHHALLELKDLRSQLHHAADYCETAFSKSEHKKMILEGTKSYICEAMVAVVDHLGNVSSKLEQSPLANAVVVQTEQRIDCLKQRLLTCQHYATSLELSSMQLSIKFPRQHQHYVSPAAQCIGKSSDDLSRTEGTNSQPAEVPITKDHSSVTEHFLGSQAGTHFMPASNGTISGVELAKAVPVLEGPSMLSKPRNSSFSCKSEDLYMLEGVNQKKKPVQIDNFLSFLRFNKRKI is encoded by the exons ATGGAGGAAGGCAAAGATACCAAGGTGTCGACAACCGTCATTTCCAAAGTGCCATCGACTCAGTACAGGGAGTACGAGAGCGAGGAAGAGCGTTTCCACCATGCTCTACTG GAGTTGAAGGACCTGCGCTCACAGCTCCACCATGCAGCGGATTACTGCGAGACTGCGTTTTCCAAGTCCGAGCACAAGAAAAT GATTTTGGAGGGTACAAAGAGCTATATATGTGAAGCCATGGTGGCAGTCGTCGACCATTTAGGAAATGTCTCCTCCAAGCTGGAGCAGAGTCCCCTTGCCAATGCCGTGGTTGTGCAGACAGAGCAAAGGATTGATTGCTTGAAGCAG AGACTTCTCACCTGTCAACACTATGCTACAAGTCTCGAATTGTCTAGCATGCAACTAAGCATCAAGTTCCCTCGACAACACCAGCATTATGTTTCACCAG CGGCCCAGTGTATTGGGAAGTCAAGTGATGATCTCTCCAG GACTGAGGGGACAAATTCTCAACCAGCTGAAGTTCCTATCACCAAAGACCATTCATCAGTGACGGAACATTTCTTGGGTTCCCAAGCTGGTACTCATTTCATGCCGGCAAGCAATGGAACGATTTCGG GAGTAGAGCTTGCTAAAGCAGTTCCAGTTCTAGAAGGACCATCCATGCTCTCAAAACCACGTAATTCTTCATTTAGTTGCAAGTCAGAG GATCTATATATGCTGGAAGGTGTCAATCAAAAAAAGAAGCCCGTGCAAATAGACAACTTTTTGTCATTCTTGCGATttaataaaagaaagatataa
- the LOC135622634 gene encoding shaggy-related protein kinase eta isoform X4: MAERVVGTGSFGIVFQAKCLETRETVAIKKVLQDKRYKNRELQLMRTMAHPNVISLKHCFFSSTSRDELFLNLVMEYVPESLYGVLRHYSNVNQRMPLIFVKLYTYQIFRGLAYIHTVPGVCHRDLKPQNILVDPLTHQVKLCDFGSAKVLVKGEANISYICSRYYRAPELIFGATEYTTSIDIWSAGCVLAELLLGQPLFPGDSAVNQLVEIIKVLGTPTREEIRCMNPGYTEFRFPQIKAHPWHKIFHKRMPPEAIDLTSRLLQYSPSFRCTALEACTHPFFDELREPNARLPNGRPLPPLYNFKQELAGASPDLINKLIPEHARRQSGFSCLHMAGT; the protein is encoded by the exons ATGGCAGAGCGTGTTGTGGGGACGGGCTCATTCGGAATTGTCTTCCAG GCCAAATGTTTGGAAACGAGAGAAACAGTTGCAATAAAGAAGGTTTTACAGGACAAAAGATACAAAAATCGTGAACTTCAATTGATGCGCACAATGGCTCATCCAAATGTTATCTCTCTAAAGCATTGTTTCTTCTCATCCACAAGTAGAGATGAGCTTTTCCTTAACCTAGTTATGGAATATGTGCCTGAATCTCTTTATGGTGTCCTAAGGCATTATAGCAATGTGAATCAGAGGATGCCACTCATCTTTGTGAAGTTGTATACATATCAG ATATTTAGAGGTCTGGCTTATATCCATACTGTTCCAGGAGTTTGTCATAGAGATTTGAAGCCACAAAATATTCTCGTAG ATCCCCTCACTCACCAAGTCAAGCTATGTGATTTTGGAAGTGCAAAAGTTCTG GTTAAGGGTGAAGCAAACATATCTTACATTTGTTCTCGCTATTACCGTGCTCCAGAGCTTATTTTTGGCGCAACAGAATATACAACATCCATAGATATATGGTCAGCAGGTTGTGTTCTTGCTGAGTTACTACTTGGCCAG CCATTATTTCCTGGAGACAGTGCTGTCAATCAGCTTGTTGAGATAATCAAG GTTCTTGGAACTCCAACCCGTGAGGAAATTCGGTGCATGAATCCTGGCTACACAGAGTTCAGATTTCCACAGATAAAAGCTCATCCATGGCATAAG ATTTTCCACAAGCGAATGCCGCCAGAAGCGATAGATCTTACGTCACGCCTCCTCCAATACTCCCCAAGTTTTCGTTGCACTGCA TTGGAAGCATGCACCCATCCCTTCTTTGATGAACTGCGAGAACCCAATGCACGATTGCCAAATGGtcgccctcttcctcctctttatAACTTTAAACAAGAA TTAGCTGGAGCATCACCAGATCTCATCAACAAGCTGATTCCAGAACATGCCAGGCGTCAATCTGGTTTCAGTTGCTTGCATATGGCTGGAACATGA
- the LOC135622634 gene encoding shaggy-related protein kinase eta isoform X1, with amino-acid sequence MASLPLGPHHPPPPPGHAAAAASLNLAPPPRTELADNKQASVVEGNEPVTGHIISTTIGGKNGEPKQTLSYMAERVVGTGSFGIVFQAKCLETRETVAIKKVLQDKRYKNRELQLMRTMAHPNVISLKHCFFSSTSRDELFLNLVMEYVPESLYGVLRHYSNVNQRMPLIFVKLYTYQIFRGLAYIHTVPGVCHRDLKPQNILVDPLTHQVKLCDFGSAKVLVKGEANISYICSRYYRAPELIFGATEYTTSIDIWSAGCVLAELLLGQPLFPGDSAVNQLVEIIKVLGTPTREEIRCMNPGYTEFRFPQIKAHPWHKIFHKRMPPEAIDLTSRLLQYSPSFRCTALEACTHPFFDELREPNARLPNGRPLPPLYNFKQELAGASPDLINKLIPEHARRQSGFSCLHMAGT; translated from the exons CAAGCATCTGTTGTCGAGGGGAATGAACCAGTAACTGGTcatatcatctccaccaccatcggAGGCAAGAATGGCGAACCAAAGCAG ACCCTTAGTTATATGGCAGAGCGTGTTGTGGGGACGGGCTCATTCGGAATTGTCTTCCAG GCCAAATGTTTGGAAACGAGAGAAACAGTTGCAATAAAGAAGGTTTTACAGGACAAAAGATACAAAAATCGTGAACTTCAATTGATGCGCACAATGGCTCATCCAAATGTTATCTCTCTAAAGCATTGTTTCTTCTCATCCACAAGTAGAGATGAGCTTTTCCTTAACCTAGTTATGGAATATGTGCCTGAATCTCTTTATGGTGTCCTAAGGCATTATAGCAATGTGAATCAGAGGATGCCACTCATCTTTGTGAAGTTGTATACATATCAG ATATTTAGAGGTCTGGCTTATATCCATACTGTTCCAGGAGTTTGTCATAGAGATTTGAAGCCACAAAATATTCTCGTAG ATCCCCTCACTCACCAAGTCAAGCTATGTGATTTTGGAAGTGCAAAAGTTCTG GTTAAGGGTGAAGCAAACATATCTTACATTTGTTCTCGCTATTACCGTGCTCCAGAGCTTATTTTTGGCGCAACAGAATATACAACATCCATAGATATATGGTCAGCAGGTTGTGTTCTTGCTGAGTTACTACTTGGCCAG CCATTATTTCCTGGAGACAGTGCTGTCAATCAGCTTGTTGAGATAATCAAG GTTCTTGGAACTCCAACCCGTGAGGAAATTCGGTGCATGAATCCTGGCTACACAGAGTTCAGATTTCCACAGATAAAAGCTCATCCATGGCATAAG ATTTTCCACAAGCGAATGCCGCCAGAAGCGATAGATCTTACGTCACGCCTCCTCCAATACTCCCCAAGTTTTCGTTGCACTGCA TTGGAAGCATGCACCCATCCCTTCTTTGATGAACTGCGAGAACCCAATGCACGATTGCCAAATGGtcgccctcttcctcctctttatAACTTTAAACAAGAA TTAGCTGGAGCATCACCAGATCTCATCAACAAGCTGATTCCAGAACATGCCAGGCGTCAATCTGGTTTCAGTTGCTTGCATATGGCTGGAACATGA
- the LOC135622634 gene encoding shaggy-related protein kinase eta isoform X2, producing MASLPLGPHHPPPPPGHAAAAASLNLAPPPRTELADNKQASVVEGNEPVTGHIISTTIGGKNGEPKQTLSYMAERVVGTGSFGIVFQAKCLETRETVAIKKVLQDKRYKNRELQLMRTMAHPNVISLKHCFFSSTSRDELFLNLVMEYVPESLYGVLRHYSNVNQRMPLIFVKLYTYQIFRGLAYIHTVPGVCHRDLKPQNILVDPLTHQVKLCDFGSAKVLVKGEANISYICSRYYRAPELIFGATEYTTSIDIWSAGCVLAELLLGQPLFPGDSAVNQLVEIIKVLGTPTREEIRCMNPGYTEFRFPQIKAHPWHKIFHKRMPPEAIDLTSRLLQYSPSFRCTALEACTHPFFDELREPNARLPNGRPLPPLYNFKQELAGASPDLINKLIPEHARRQSGFSCLHMAGT from the exons CAAGCATCTGTTGTCGAGGGGAATGAACCAGTAACTGGTcatatcatctccaccaccatcggAGGCAAGAATGGCGAACCAAAGCAG ACCCTTAGTTATATGGCAGAGCGTGTTGTGGGGACGGGCTCATTCGGAATTGTCTTCCAG GCCAAATGTTTGGAAACGAGAGAAACAGTTGCAATAAAGAAGGTTTTACAGGACAAAAGATACAAAAATCGTGAACTTCAATTGATGCGCACAATGGCTCATCCAAATGTTATCTCTCTAAAGCATTGTTTCTTCTCATCCACAAGTAGAGATGAGCTTTTCCTTAACCTAGTTATGGAATATGTGCCTGAATCTCTTTATGGTGTCCTAAGGCATTATAGCAATGTGAATCAGAGGATGCCACTCATCTTTGTGAAGTTGTATACATATCAG ATATTTAGAGGTCTGGCTTATATCCATACTGTTCCAGGAGTTTGTCATAGAGATTTGAAGCCACAAAATATTCTC GTAGATCCCCTCACTCACCAAGTCAAGCTATGTGATTTTGGAAGTGCAAAAGTTCTG GTTAAGGGTGAAGCAAACATATCTTACATTTGTTCTCGCTATTACCGTGCTCCAGAGCTTATTTTTGGCGCAACAGAATATACAACATCCATAGATATATGGTCAGCAGGTTGTGTTCTTGCTGAGTTACTACTTGGCCAG CCATTATTTCCTGGAGACAGTGCTGTCAATCAGCTTGTTGAGATAATCAAG GTTCTTGGAACTCCAACCCGTGAGGAAATTCGGTGCATGAATCCTGGCTACACAGAGTTCAGATTTCCACAGATAAAAGCTCATCCATGGCATAAG ATTTTCCACAAGCGAATGCCGCCAGAAGCGATAGATCTTACGTCACGCCTCCTCCAATACTCCCCAAGTTTTCGTTGCACTGCA TTGGAAGCATGCACCCATCCCTTCTTTGATGAACTGCGAGAACCCAATGCACGATTGCCAAATGGtcgccctcttcctcctctttatAACTTTAAACAAGAA TTAGCTGGAGCATCACCAGATCTCATCAACAAGCTGATTCCAGAACATGCCAGGCGTCAATCTGGTTTCAGTTGCTTGCATATGGCTGGAACATGA
- the LOC135622634 gene encoding shaggy-related protein kinase iota isoform X3 produces the protein MASLPLGPHHPPPPPGHAAAAASLNLAPPPRTELADNKQASVVEGNEPVTGHIISTTIGGKNGEPKQTLSYMAERVVGTGSFGIVFQAKCLETRETVAIKKVLQDKRYKNRELQLMRTMAHPNVISLKHCFFSSTSRDELFLNLVMEYVPESLYGVLRHYSNVNQRMPLIFVKLYTYQIFRGLAYIHTVPGVCHRDLKPQNILVDPLTHQVKLCDFGSAKVLVKGEANISYICSRYYRAPELIFGATEYTTSIDIWSAGCVLAELLLGQPLFPGDSAVNQLVEIIKVLGTPTREEIRCMNPGYTEFRFPQIKAHPWHKIFHKRMPPEAIDLTSRLLQYSPSFRCTALEACTHPFFDELREPNARLPNGRPLPPLYNFKQEFFYLRS, from the exons CAAGCATCTGTTGTCGAGGGGAATGAACCAGTAACTGGTcatatcatctccaccaccatcggAGGCAAGAATGGCGAACCAAAGCAG ACCCTTAGTTATATGGCAGAGCGTGTTGTGGGGACGGGCTCATTCGGAATTGTCTTCCAG GCCAAATGTTTGGAAACGAGAGAAACAGTTGCAATAAAGAAGGTTTTACAGGACAAAAGATACAAAAATCGTGAACTTCAATTGATGCGCACAATGGCTCATCCAAATGTTATCTCTCTAAAGCATTGTTTCTTCTCATCCACAAGTAGAGATGAGCTTTTCCTTAACCTAGTTATGGAATATGTGCCTGAATCTCTTTATGGTGTCCTAAGGCATTATAGCAATGTGAATCAGAGGATGCCACTCATCTTTGTGAAGTTGTATACATATCAG ATATTTAGAGGTCTGGCTTATATCCATACTGTTCCAGGAGTTTGTCATAGAGATTTGAAGCCACAAAATATTCTCGTAG ATCCCCTCACTCACCAAGTCAAGCTATGTGATTTTGGAAGTGCAAAAGTTCTG GTTAAGGGTGAAGCAAACATATCTTACATTTGTTCTCGCTATTACCGTGCTCCAGAGCTTATTTTTGGCGCAACAGAATATACAACATCCATAGATATATGGTCAGCAGGTTGTGTTCTTGCTGAGTTACTACTTGGCCAG CCATTATTTCCTGGAGACAGTGCTGTCAATCAGCTTGTTGAGATAATCAAG GTTCTTGGAACTCCAACCCGTGAGGAAATTCGGTGCATGAATCCTGGCTACACAGAGTTCAGATTTCCACAGATAAAAGCTCATCCATGGCATAAG ATTTTCCACAAGCGAATGCCGCCAGAAGCGATAGATCTTACGTCACGCCTCCTCCAATACTCCCCAAGTTTTCGTTGCACTGCA TTGGAAGCATGCACCCATCCCTTCTTTGATGAACTGCGAGAACCCAATGCACGATTGCCAAATGGtcgccctcttcctcctctttatAACTTTAAACAAGAA TTTTTTTATCTTCGCAGTTAG